A region from the Arthrobacter gengyunqii genome encodes:
- a CDS encoding glutamate synthase subunit beta yields MADPRGFLKVRDRETQPRRPVPVRIMDWKEVYEAQEKGVLKAQAGRCMDCGIPFCHQGCPLGNLIPEWNDLMWRGKGREAVERLHATNNFPEFTGRLCPAPCEASCVLGINQPAVTIKQVEVSIIDQAFDENWVTPHAPERLTDKTIAVVGSGPAGLAVAQQLTRAGHTVAVYERDDKIGGLLRYGIPDFKMEKLQIDRRLDQMRAEGTRFRTGVEVGRDISWEQLRRRYDAVVVATGATVPRDLPIPGRELNGVHFAMEYLVQANRAVAGERVKSSISAEGKHVVILGGGDTGADCLGTAHRQQAASVTTLAIGKQPPAERAAHQPWPMYPTLFETASAHEEGGERTYLASTVEFVGEAGQLTGVRIAETEFVDGRRVPKAGTERVIPADLVFLSLGFTGPEPAGLAEQVNTEFDERSNVARDGYYMTNTPGVFAAGDAGRGQSLIVWAIAEGRACAAAVDQWLTGSTRLPAPVAPNDRAISPL; encoded by the coding sequence GTGGCTGACCCACGCGGATTCTTGAAAGTACGCGACCGCGAGACGCAGCCGCGCCGGCCCGTTCCCGTCCGCATCATGGACTGGAAAGAGGTCTACGAAGCGCAGGAGAAGGGCGTCCTGAAGGCACAGGCCGGGCGCTGCATGGACTGCGGCATTCCGTTCTGCCATCAGGGCTGCCCGCTGGGAAATCTCATTCCGGAATGGAATGACCTGATGTGGCGGGGCAAGGGCCGCGAGGCCGTTGAACGGCTGCACGCCACCAACAACTTCCCGGAGTTCACCGGGAGGCTGTGCCCGGCGCCCTGCGAAGCGTCCTGCGTGCTGGGCATCAACCAGCCGGCGGTGACGATCAAGCAGGTTGAGGTATCAATCATCGACCAGGCCTTCGACGAAAACTGGGTGACCCCGCACGCTCCCGAGCGGCTCACGGACAAAACCATCGCCGTCGTCGGCTCCGGGCCGGCCGGCCTGGCCGTTGCCCAGCAGCTCACCCGTGCCGGACACACCGTGGCCGTGTACGAGCGCGATGACAAAATTGGCGGCCTGCTGCGCTACGGCATTCCCGACTTCAAGATGGAAAAGCTGCAGATTGACCGCCGGCTGGACCAGATGCGGGCGGAGGGCACCCGCTTCCGCACCGGCGTCGAAGTGGGCCGGGACATCAGCTGGGAACAGCTGCGCCGGCGGTACGACGCCGTGGTGGTGGCCACCGGAGCCACCGTGCCCCGCGACCTGCCCATCCCGGGCCGCGAACTGAACGGCGTGCACTTCGCCATGGAATACCTGGTGCAGGCCAACCGTGCCGTGGCCGGGGAACGGGTGAAGAGCTCCATTTCCGCGGAGGGCAAGCACGTGGTGATCCTGGGCGGCGGCGACACCGGCGCGGACTGCCTGGGTACTGCGCATCGCCAGCAGGCAGCATCAGTGACCACCCTGGCGATTGGCAAGCAGCCGCCGGCCGAGCGGGCCGCGCACCAGCCGTGGCCGATGTACCCCACGCTGTTTGAGACTGCCAGCGCGCACGAGGAAGGCGGTGAGCGCACGTATCTGGCCTCCACCGTGGAATTCGTGGGTGAGGCCGGTCAGCTGACCGGCGTACGGATTGCTGAAACGGAATTTGTGGACGGCAGAAGAGTGCCCAAGGCCGGCACCGAACGGGTTATTCCGGCGGACCTGGTGTTCCTCTCGCTGGGCTTCACCGGTCCGGAGCCGGCCGGGCTGGCCGAGCAGGTGAACACCGAGTTCGACGAGCGTTCCAATGTGGCGCGCGACGGCTACTACATGACAAATACGCCGGGTGTGTTTGCCGCCGGAGACGCCGGCCGCGGACAGTCGCTGATTGTATGGGCGATTGCCGAAGGCCGGGCCTGTGCGGCCGCCGTGGACCAGTGGCTGACGGGTTCCACCCGGCTCCCGGCACCGGTGGCGCCGAACGACCGGGCCATCTCGCCCCTGTAG
- a CDS encoding acetamidase/formamidase family protein: protein MLVPTITTAQFPVLQPDSGIVSGAAYLPALPANVLWGRLPSRGDAPVLTVAPGQTIVVDTISHEGMMSDQGSDPMGYFRHHGVPAEQILSDTVDVAGRVARSDADGPHIVTGPIAVAGALPGDLLAVRIDKLSMRVPYGVISTRHAKGVLSGDSSMDGTYSQFCSVEERSGSWCGTMPLHPEAGAERAAFPLAPFLGIMGVAVDSDIRAHSVPPGLHGGNIDIKLLTEGATLYLPVQVPEALFYIGDPHYAQGNGEVALTALEAPLRATLTVQLVPAAEISSVLGGVAGPFATAGDLLVPTGLDEDLNVALRHCVTNGIELLTGLFGMERRLAYLYLSAAADFQISQAVDQVRGVHGQIRVSDFPALSRTPLGRTLLGPLA, encoded by the coding sequence ATGCTCGTGCCCACCATCACCACCGCACAATTCCCGGTCCTGCAGCCGGACAGCGGCATCGTTTCGGGTGCCGCGTACCTTCCGGCATTGCCCGCAAATGTCCTGTGGGGCCGCCTGCCGTCCCGCGGAGATGCACCCGTTCTCACCGTTGCGCCCGGACAGACAATTGTTGTCGACACCATCAGCCACGAAGGAATGATGAGTGACCAGGGGAGCGATCCCATGGGGTACTTCCGGCACCACGGCGTCCCGGCTGAGCAGATCCTCAGCGACACCGTTGACGTGGCTGGCCGGGTAGCCCGCAGCGATGCAGACGGACCCCACATAGTTACCGGACCCATTGCGGTTGCCGGCGCCCTGCCGGGAGACCTGCTGGCAGTTCGGATCGACAAGCTGAGCATGCGCGTCCCGTACGGAGTCATTTCCACCCGCCACGCCAAGGGAGTGCTCAGCGGCGACAGCAGCATGGACGGCACCTACAGCCAGTTTTGTTCCGTCGAGGAACGGTCCGGCTCCTGGTGCGGCACCATGCCCCTGCACCCGGAAGCCGGTGCGGAGCGGGCCGCCTTTCCCCTGGCGCCATTTCTTGGAATCATGGGCGTCGCCGTTGACTCTGACATCCGCGCCCATTCAGTGCCCCCGGGCCTGCACGGCGGCAACATCGACATCAAGCTGCTGACAGAAGGTGCAACTCTCTACCTTCCGGTGCAGGTCCCGGAGGCGCTGTTCTATATCGGCGACCCGCACTACGCACAGGGAAATGGCGAAGTTGCCCTGACCGCCCTGGAAGCCCCCCTGCGCGCCACGCTGACGGTTCAGCTCGTTCCGGCCGCGGAGATCAGTTCCGTGCTCGGAGGCGTCGCCGGCCCGTTCGCCACCGCCGGAGACCTGCTCGTACCGACCGGTCTTGACGAGGATCTGAACGTGGCCCTCCGCCACTGCGTCACCAACGGGATAGAGCTGCTGACCGGACTGTTCGGGATGGAACGAAGACTCGCATACCTGTATCTCAGCGCTGCGGCAGACTTCCAGATCTCCCAAGCAGTGGACCAGGTACGGGGCGTTCACGGACAAATCAGGGTCTCAGACTTTCCCGCCCTGTCCCGCACCCCGCTGGGGAGAACCCTGCTGGGCCCACTCGCATGA
- a CDS encoding ABC transporter permease → MTAATSGPAAAGGTIAASYSPAGDGHGSGTAAVAVSAAQSGSPRPRRNWSVLRQVLVAMPAPILLVLLWDLGVRQGWTLPLDIRMAQVPSPGAVAVRLADVAVGGIINDPFSGELLRHTQASVVRVFSGFGLAMLVAIPLGVLMGRSKLMSQLLEPTLNLIRPIPVTAWVPLALIIIGIGDRSTIFLVFLSAVFPILLNTISAVQHVPVRLLEAAAMLGTPKVQALYKVVIPAAVPGMISGLRVALGLAWVVLVVGETTGITVGLGAMITEAKEVSKTDLIVAGMVFIGLLGFLSDRLLVGLVKAVSRRRPILNNTP, encoded by the coding sequence GTGACCGCGGCAACGTCAGGTCCGGCTGCGGCCGGCGGGACGATAGCTGCTTCGTATTCCCCGGCAGGGGATGGCCACGGCAGTGGCACGGCTGCCGTAGCCGTCAGTGCGGCACAGTCGGGCAGCCCGCGTCCCCGGCGCAACTGGTCAGTCCTGCGGCAGGTGCTCGTGGCCATGCCGGCACCGATATTGCTTGTCCTTCTGTGGGACCTGGGCGTACGCCAGGGCTGGACCCTGCCGCTGGACATCAGAATGGCACAGGTTCCATCACCCGGTGCCGTTGCCGTAAGGCTGGCCGATGTGGCGGTGGGCGGAATCATCAACGATCCCTTCAGCGGAGAGCTGCTCCGCCACACGCAGGCAAGCGTTGTCAGGGTCTTCTCTGGTTTTGGCCTCGCAATGCTGGTTGCGATTCCCCTGGGTGTCCTGATGGGACGTTCAAAGCTGATGTCGCAGCTGCTGGAACCGACGCTTAACCTGATCCGTCCCATTCCAGTTACGGCATGGGTTCCGCTGGCCTTGATCATTATCGGCATCGGTGACCGGTCCACCATCTTCTTGGTGTTTCTCTCAGCCGTGTTTCCGATCCTCCTGAACACCATCTCGGCCGTGCAGCATGTGCCTGTTCGGCTGCTGGAAGCTGCAGCAATGCTGGGAACACCAAAGGTGCAGGCTCTCTATAAGGTCGTCATCCCGGCGGCGGTGCCCGGGATGATCAGCGGCCTCAGGGTGGCGCTTGGTTTGGCCTGGGTGGTGCTGGTGGTCGGTGAGACGACGGGCATCACCGTGGGCCTGGGAGCAATGATCACCGAGGCAAAGGAAGTGTCAAAAACCGACCTTATTGTCGCGGGCATGGTCTTTATCGGCCTCCTGGGATTCCTCAGCGACCGCCTGCTGGTCGGACTGGTGAAAGCAGTGTCCCGCCGTCGGCCCATTCTCAACAACACTCCCTGA
- the pyk gene encoding pyruvate kinase, which produces MRRAKIVATFGPAIASYENTLAVLSAGVDVARMNMSHGDHDVHNSVYENVRRASEELGKPVGIFADLQGPKIRLGRFMDGPHYLNKGDVFTITIEDVPGTKEIVSTTHKGLPNDVNVGDTLLIDDGKVSVRATAVDDTKVVTEVTVPGPVSNNKGLNLPGVAVSVPAMSDKDEADLRWAIRRGVDMVALSFVRNAIDVRRVHEIMDEEGRRVPVIAKIEKPQAVAAIEEIIDAFDAIMVARGDLGVELPLEDVPLVQKNAIELARRWAKPVIVATQVLESMIDSPRPTRAEASDCANAVLDGADAVMLSGETSVGKYPIETVTTMARIIESTEEHGLNRVPALGSKPRTRGGAITRAAVEIADQLDAKFVCTFTQSGDSARRLSRLRPKKPVLAFTPVEETYRYMSLFWGIQPMLVEFAENTDQMTAQVDRTLFENDLVDIDDIVVIAAGSPPGQAGSTNSIKVHKAGDIADAGQRLEGQMRVKEKVGPWPIKNSNKGKAKSI; this is translated from the coding sequence ATGAGACGTGCAAAAATTGTGGCCACATTCGGCCCAGCAATCGCCAGCTACGAAAACACCCTCGCGGTTCTGAGCGCAGGGGTGGACGTAGCCCGCATGAACATGAGCCACGGAGATCACGACGTACACAATTCCGTGTACGAGAACGTGCGCCGCGCTTCGGAGGAACTTGGCAAGCCGGTTGGCATCTTTGCCGACCTGCAGGGTCCCAAGATCCGCCTTGGCCGCTTCATGGATGGCCCGCATTACCTGAACAAGGGCGATGTCTTCACGATCACCATTGAAGATGTCCCGGGGACCAAGGAGATTGTCTCCACCACGCACAAGGGACTGCCGAACGACGTCAACGTGGGGGACACCCTGCTGATCGACGACGGCAAGGTTTCCGTCCGTGCCACCGCCGTGGATGACACAAAGGTGGTCACTGAAGTGACCGTTCCCGGCCCCGTGTCCAACAACAAGGGCCTGAATCTGCCGGGTGTGGCAGTGAGCGTGCCTGCCATGAGCGACAAAGATGAGGCAGACCTGCGCTGGGCCATCCGCCGCGGCGTGGACATGGTTGCCCTGTCCTTCGTCCGGAACGCCATTGACGTGCGCCGCGTCCACGAAATCATGGACGAGGAAGGCCGCCGGGTTCCGGTCATCGCCAAGATCGAGAAGCCCCAGGCCGTAGCTGCCATCGAGGAGATCATTGATGCGTTCGACGCCATCATGGTTGCCCGTGGCGATCTCGGCGTGGAACTTCCCCTCGAAGATGTTCCCCTGGTGCAGAAAAACGCCATTGAGCTGGCCCGCCGCTGGGCGAAGCCGGTCATCGTGGCCACCCAGGTGCTGGAATCCATGATCGACAGCCCCCGGCCCACCCGCGCCGAAGCCTCCGACTGCGCCAACGCCGTTCTCGACGGTGCCGACGCCGTGATGCTCTCGGGCGAAACCTCCGTGGGCAAGTACCCGATCGAGACCGTGACCACCATGGCACGCATCATCGAGTCCACCGAAGAGCACGGCCTGAACCGTGTACCGGCCCTGGGATCCAAGCCGCGCACCCGCGGTGGCGCCATCACGCGTGCCGCCGTCGAGATCGCCGACCAGCTGGATGCGAAGTTCGTGTGCACCTTCACCCAGTCGGGCGATTCGGCCCGCCGGCTTTCGCGGCTGCGCCCCAAGAAGCCGGTGCTGGCTTTCACCCCCGTGGAAGAGACCTACCGCTACATGAGCCTCTTCTGGGGTATCCAGCCGATGCTGGTGGAGTTCGCTGAGAACACCGACCAGATGACCGCCCAGGTGGACCGGACGCTGTTCGAGAATGACTTGGTGGATATCGACGACATCGTGGTGATCGCAGCCGGTTCGCCTCCCGGACAGGCAGGTTCCACCAACTCGATCAAGGTCCACAAGGCAGGGGACATTGCCGACGCAGGGCAGCGCCTCGAGGGCCAGATGCGGGTCAAGGAAAAGGTTGGCCCGTGGCCGATCAAGAACTCCAACAAGGGCAAGGCCAAGTCCATCTAA
- a CDS encoding SHOCT domain-containing protein, translating to MSYWDNFWDIIWWVFTVTVLFAYLFTLFAVISDLFRDRGLSGWAKAVWVIFLVLFPFLTVLVYLIARGRGMNERAKRESQELQKSTEEYIRRVASSPSDEISKAKDLLDAGAITPEEFETIKGRALAAA from the coding sequence ATGAGCTACTGGGATAATTTTTGGGACATCATTTGGTGGGTCTTCACCGTGACAGTCCTCTTTGCTTATCTGTTTACCCTCTTTGCGGTGATCAGCGACTTGTTTCGTGACCGCGGGCTGAGCGGCTGGGCCAAAGCTGTCTGGGTCATCTTTTTGGTATTGTTTCCGTTCCTCACGGTTCTCGTTTATCTGATCGCCCGTGGCAGGGGGATGAATGAACGGGCCAAGAGGGAGTCGCAGGAATTGCAGAAATCCACGGAGGAATACATCCGCCGGGTTGCCTCCAGCCCCAGCGACGAAATCTCCAAGGCCAAGGACCTGCTTGATGCCGGTGCCATCACCCCGGAGGAATTCGAAACCATCAAGGGTCGGGCGTTGGCAGCGGCCTGA
- a CDS encoding FadR/GntR family transcriptional regulator — MNIPPLVRRSRSISTELAAHLENLISGGELQPGDKLPPERELAASMGVSRASLRQAMFELESKNLIERRQGSGSVVMAQQQVVSDLYERFGPLDAELENALELRDLVEPRIAELAALRAADSNLLSLEDVLLRSNENLSAPESIALDVRFHTLLAHAAQNPLLVTLCTMTGGWTEDLRRLSHEHAQGRRISIAGHRKIFEAVAARDGAGAAQAMEEHLREVSTLALRAKEDLTPGASRKEGPVGIATP; from the coding sequence ATGAACATCCCCCCTCTGGTGAGGCGGTCACGTAGCATCAGCACCGAATTGGCTGCCCATTTGGAGAATCTGATCAGTGGCGGAGAGCTGCAGCCCGGTGACAAGCTGCCGCCGGAAAGGGAGCTGGCTGCGTCAATGGGCGTATCCAGGGCATCCCTGCGGCAGGCAATGTTTGAACTGGAATCGAAAAACCTCATTGAACGGCGCCAGGGCAGCGGCAGCGTGGTCATGGCGCAGCAGCAGGTTGTCTCCGACCTCTATGAGCGATTTGGCCCGTTGGATGCTGAACTCGAAAATGCATTGGAACTACGCGACCTCGTGGAACCCCGCATTGCCGAACTGGCGGCGCTGCGAGCCGCGGACTCCAACCTTCTGTCGCTCGAAGATGTCCTGCTGCGCAGTAACGAAAACCTGTCCGCGCCCGAGTCCATTGCCTTGGACGTGCGATTCCACACCCTGCTCGCCCACGCCGCGCAGAATCCGCTCCTGGTCACGCTCTGCACGATGACCGGTGGGTGGACGGAGGACCTGCGGCGGCTGTCGCACGAACACGCACAGGGGCGCAGGATCTCGATAGCGGGCCACCGCAAAATCTTTGAAGCGGTTGCTGCAAGGGACGGGGCCGGGGCAGCACAGGCCATGGAGGAGCATCTCCGCGAGGTCAGCACACTGGCTCTGAGAGCGAAGGAAGACCTGACGCCCGGCGCGTCGCGGAAAGAAGGTCCTGTTGGAATCGCCACGCCATGA
- a CDS encoding ANTAR domain-containing response regulator, translating into MSESTEPAPSNTPARRVIVAEDETLIRLDIVEILTGEGYDVVGEADNGEKAVALATELKPDLVLMDVKMPVMDGITAAEQIVKARIAPVVLLTAFSQKELVERAREAGAMAYVVKPFTPADLIPAIEIALSRHEEIKALEEEVSDLKEQFATRKLVERAKSLLTTKMGLTEPEAFRWIQKTSMDRRLSMREVAETIINQVN; encoded by the coding sequence GTGTCTGAGTCCACCGAGCCCGCCCCGTCCAACACGCCGGCGCGGCGCGTCATTGTCGCCGAAGACGAGACGTTGATCCGCCTCGATATCGTGGAGATCCTCACCGGCGAGGGGTACGACGTCGTTGGCGAAGCCGACAACGGCGAGAAGGCTGTTGCCCTCGCCACGGAACTGAAGCCCGACCTGGTCCTGATGGACGTCAAGATGCCCGTCATGGACGGCATCACGGCAGCTGAGCAGATCGTCAAAGCACGCATCGCTCCGGTGGTCCTGCTGACGGCCTTCAGCCAGAAGGAACTTGTGGAGCGCGCCCGCGAAGCAGGCGCCATGGCCTACGTCGTCAAGCCCTTCACCCCCGCTGACCTAATTCCGGCGATCGAGATTGCGCTGTCCCGCCACGAGGAAATCAAGGCCCTCGAGGAAGAGGTCAGCGACCTCAAGGAGCAGTTCGCCACCCGCAAGCTGGTGGAGCGCGCCAAGTCGCTGCTGACTACCAAGATGGGCCTTACGGAACCCGAGGCGTTCCGCTGGATCCAGAAGACGTCCATGGACCGCCGGCTAAGCATGCGCGAAGTCGCCGAGACCATCATCAACCAGGTCAACTAA
- a CDS encoding ABC transporter substrate-binding protein — translation MKTMKTGIIAGLSVSAMVLLAGCTGETQAAAGDDRIVKVATQRQPHLFAAYAYEQFAPEGVTIEVVPMSNSTDEKNALLSGDVDFALLGVPTIIAGAAQGEEIELIASGADGGSGIIGKPGIASTADLRGKKIGYVPGSSQEIVLRLTLKAEGIDPDTDVEMINIGYAEMADALSRGDIDAFSGAEVGASIAKLAGAVSVTSPYETGIGKVNIGLATNTGVMDSDAELVEAMVETHIKATNHLLDDKQAWVGGVQSQFTFDQEVLDSAVENIWLRSSLDDEYISQVEELARQMVAIGSIDSAPVITDYLHTQFLDASATAGTP, via the coding sequence ATGAAAACCATGAAAACGGGCATCATCGCCGGACTGTCAGTCAGCGCGATGGTGCTCCTGGCCGGTTGCACGGGCGAGACCCAGGCCGCCGCCGGGGATGACCGGATTGTAAAAGTCGCCACGCAGCGCCAGCCGCACCTTTTCGCCGCCTACGCCTATGAGCAGTTCGCCCCGGAAGGGGTGACTATCGAGGTTGTGCCAATGTCCAACTCAACCGATGAGAAGAACGCGCTCCTCTCCGGTGACGTCGACTTTGCCCTGCTGGGTGTGCCAACGATTATTGCCGGGGCGGCCCAGGGCGAGGAGATTGAATTGATCGCGTCCGGGGCCGACGGCGGCAGCGGCATTATCGGCAAGCCCGGGATCGCCTCAACCGCGGACCTTCGAGGAAAGAAAATCGGATACGTGCCCGGATCTTCTCAAGAGATTGTCCTGCGGCTGACCTTGAAAGCCGAAGGGATCGATCCAGACACCGATGTGGAAATGATCAACATCGGCTATGCGGAGATGGCCGATGCACTCAGCAGGGGTGACATCGATGCCTTCTCCGGCGCAGAAGTCGGCGCGTCCATCGCCAAACTGGCCGGCGCCGTCTCGGTGACGTCTCCGTATGAAACCGGAATCGGAAAGGTCAACATCGGGTTGGCCACCAACACCGGGGTGATGGACTCTGACGCCGAACTGGTTGAAGCGATGGTGGAAACCCACATCAAGGCAACCAACCACCTGCTCGATGACAAGCAGGCGTGGGTGGGCGGCGTGCAGAGCCAATTCACCTTCGACCAGGAGGTGCTGGACAGCGCTGTGGAGAACATCTGGCTCAGGTCATCCCTGGACGATGAGTACATCAGCCAGGTGGAGGAACTGGCCCGGCAAATGGTCGCCATCGGCAGCATCGATTCCGCACCAGTGATCACTGACTATCTCCACACCCAGTTCCTTGATGCTTCTGCAACAGCGGGTACCCCGTGA
- a CDS encoding TetR family transcriptional regulator, which translates to MSQSLSENSPEPRGLRERKKALVQAHLVATAWELFAERGFAAVTVDQIVEAAGVSRSSFFRYFDTKDAALFHNTRLALDNMEADFEFRSRSTPPRQALHQSLLQAATEYEARRGEYRTLRRLMREDRVLRASAAEYNQSLLAEMTSAYLRQLGGRDELSARVEVAVMWAAATVALESWVRLDDEDLLALTVRALAALPQAR; encoded by the coding sequence ATGTCGCAAAGCTTGTCGGAGAACTCGCCGGAGCCCCGCGGCCTGAGGGAGCGCAAGAAGGCCCTCGTTCAGGCCCACCTCGTGGCAACGGCATGGGAGCTGTTCGCCGAAAGAGGCTTCGCGGCTGTCACCGTGGACCAAATCGTGGAGGCGGCGGGAGTTTCCCGCAGTTCCTTCTTCCGCTACTTCGACACCAAGGACGCCGCACTGTTCCACAACACGCGGCTCGCGCTGGACAACATGGAAGCGGATTTCGAGTTCCGCAGCCGCAGCACCCCGCCCCGCCAAGCCCTCCATCAGTCCCTGCTGCAGGCGGCGACGGAATACGAAGCCAGGCGGGGCGAATACCGCACCCTTCGCCGGCTGATGCGCGAGGACCGCGTCCTGCGCGCAAGTGCGGCCGAGTACAACCAGTCCCTCCTCGCCGAGATGACCTCCGCCTACCTTCGGCAGCTCGGCGGGAGGGACGAATTGAGCGCCCGCGTGGAAGTGGCCGTCATGTGGGCAGCAGCCACCGTCGCACTGGAATCATGGGTGCGGCTGGATGACGAGGATCTGCTGGCGCTGACGGTCCGCGCCCTGGCTGCCCTCCCCCAGGCCAGGTGA
- a CDS encoding ABC transporter ATP-binding protein, with translation MKGTDLDIESGQFIAIVGASGCGKSTLMRLIAGFEQVTDGLIQVEGRPVTGPGPDRGVVFQDYGLFPWLTVKENIAYGPKQQHHPSSVVKERTREFTEMVGLSRVADSFPHQLSGGMQQRVAIARVLANQPSVLLMDEPFGALDALTREQLQNELSRIHRTVGTTVVFITHSIEEAVYLADRVVVMSGGSSHGIPGHIKKIIDIPMSGDRDVTSAEFNDYKREISRLVHEQTTVAAA, from the coding sequence ATGAAAGGCACAGACCTGGACATCGAATCCGGACAGTTCATTGCGATAGTGGGTGCCAGCGGCTGCGGCAAGAGCACCCTCATGCGCCTCATTGCTGGATTCGAGCAGGTCACCGACGGCCTTATTCAAGTGGAAGGACGGCCGGTCACCGGACCGGGTCCGGACCGTGGCGTTGTCTTCCAAGACTATGGATTGTTCCCGTGGCTGACGGTCAAGGAGAACATTGCCTACGGCCCAAAACAACAGCACCATCCGTCATCGGTAGTGAAGGAACGCACCCGGGAGTTTACCGAAATGGTTGGCCTGTCCAGGGTTGCGGATTCTTTCCCGCATCAGCTTTCCGGAGGAATGCAGCAGCGTGTTGCCATTGCCCGGGTTTTGGCGAACCAGCCCTCGGTGCTGCTCATGGACGAACCATTTGGTGCGCTGGACGCGCTAACCCGGGAACAGCTCCAAAACGAGCTCTCCAGGATCCACCGCACGGTCGGCACAACCGTTGTCTTCATTACGCACAGTATCGAGGAAGCCGTGTATCTGGCAGACCGGGTGGTGGTCATGTCGGGGGGTTCATCTCACGGAATACCCGGGCACATTAAGAAAATCATCGACATTCCGATGTCCGGAGACCGCGACGTCACGTCGGCGGAATTCAATGACTATAAACGGGAAATCTCTCGGCTGGTGCATGAACAGACCACCGTCGCCGCAGCCTGA